The genomic region TCAGTAACCCGAATAAGGGCATAGGAATGAGAATGAAGGCGATCGCAAACAGTATTCCTACGCTCAAACTTGCTGTTCCAGATACCCATATGAGTTGGGTTAATTGGGCGATCGCGCCTCTACCTAGAAAAACTCCGGCTAGGGTTTCAGTGGCGAAGGCAAGTCCATCAATAAAGTATGCTGTCAGCGTCACCACTTGTAACAGTACTGTGTTGGTAGATAAAATCTCCGTTCCCAAGGTCGAACTAAGATTGGTAAATACGGCAAATGTGGAAACTAAAGCAAAGGTGCGGACTAGAATTTCGCCATTCAGCGCGAATGCTGCCCGTAAATCGCTGAGATTGAGAATTTGGCTGATGAATGATGCTTTTGCTGGATGCTGATGTATTTTTACAAGTGAGATTTCTCGATTGATTAAAATCAGCCCTACCAATAACATGAGGTACTGAGCGATCGCCGTTCCTAGTCCTGCTCCCGTACTTTGCCATCCCCAGCGCACGATAAACACGTAATTTAGCACCACATTAGATAGATTACCGACAGCCGAGAGCAAAAATACCTTGCCACTTTGCGATCGCCCCAAGAACCAGCCAACGAGTACAAAGTTGAGCAAGGTTGCTGGTGCGCCCCAAATGAGAGCATCGTAATATGCTTGACCGGATGCTTTGACTTCTGGTGTCGCACTCAAAAGGGTAAAGCCTAGCATTCTCAAAGGCTGTTGCAAAACTAAAATCAATAATCCCAACGAGAGTGCTATTAAGCCGTTACGTAAGCCTATAAGTATGACTCCTTCTCGATCTTCCCGCCCGATCGCTTGAGCAGTCATCCCCGTTGTTCCCATCCGTAAAAAGCCAAATGTCCAGTAGATGTAATTAAATAGGACAGTTGCTAAAGCGACTCCTGCTAGGTAACGAATTTCCGGCAAATGTCCCAAAAAGGCGACATCCACTAACCCAGCTAAGGGAACCATGAGGTTAGAGAGAATGTTAACGATCGCCAGTTGGAAGAAGTGACGCAGAAAGCTAGAACGAGATGGCAATGCTTGTAAACCCCCTGCATACATTCCCCTACTGCTTAGCAAGTCAAAGGTTAAAAGTCAAAAGTCAAAATTGTGCAACTCACTATAATGTCTTTACCTAACTACCACAGTAGACGATTCAATCAATTTCTACATCGCTATTACTAGCCAGTTCTAGAACTCCGACTGTGTTGCAACTGGGCAACCGATCTGACTCATATAAGTCAAAGATTTTGCCGGGAGAGATTTGAGACATCATACGTCAAAAGGTGTAACTTATCATCCACAATGATTTGTGTAGCTTGCATACTAGATTGAAATTAGAAACATGACGGATAGTTCTTACATTTTTCTGGCTGGTGCGAGTCGCGGTGTGGGGCAGGAAATTGCTAAATGCCTGGTACAACAGGGTTTGCAGGTAAAAGCATTGTTGCGGACAGCGGCGGCGCAAGCGGAATTAGAAGCGATGGGAATTACGGTGGTTTTTGGCGATGCGTTGAATGTTGAAGACGTAGAACGGGCAATGCTGGGAGATTCCATCTCTACAGTTATTAGTACGATTGGCGGTCTACCAAAAGATGGAGTCAGAGCCGACTATTTAGGCAATAAAAATCTCATTAATGGAGCGGTGAAAGCAGGCGTACAAAAGTTTATTTTGGTATCTTCTATCGGGAGCGGCAATAGTGTAGTAGCTATACCTCCGCAGGCTTTAGCGACTTTGAAAGATGTTTTAATCGAGAAGGAACAAGCAGAAAATTATCTTGTGGCAAGTGGTTTGACTTATACAGTCATTCGTCCTGGGGGGTTGAAATCGGAACCAGCGACGGGTAACGGTTTGCTCACGGCAGATCCGCGTATTGCGGGAACGATTCATCGCGCTGATGTGGCTCAACTGATTTGTCGTTGTTTGAATTCGGAAAAAGCGAATAATCAAATTCTCTCTGCCGTGGATCGGGAAATGCTTTATACTCCAGCTCAATTTGAGGAGTTTAGTTTGAACTAAAAGCTTTCACCCAGCCGAGGCGAATAGACAACGACAGGGCGATCGCGGCAAGGGCAAACCAGACTATACTTTCTCCAGATGAAATGCTGTAGGCTTTCAACGATCCACCGATCCTTAAAGACTTCTACAGCGTATCTGTGCAACTGTAGAACGGGACACCCTCCAACTGGCTTCACCATATGCCTCAGTCTTTTGAGCGCATCATCATATTGGCAATAATACTGCTATTAGCAGCTTGTTCCTCGTCTAACTCATCCTCTACACCCCCGCCACTAAATAAATTATCGAAGACAGCTATATTCTCAATTGCTGGGCAGCATTTACATCTGCCCCTGGTAGCTGTATCTAGGGGCGGAGCTTCAAATGCAATGGTTCTATGTACCCCAGCAACCCGCTTCTGTTCGATCCCTTTTGATGAAATTGCAAAGCAAGCTACGGAGCCACGCAAGATCGTTCCCGTCAAAGCACTTGGGATAACACTGGAGAGCTACAACTACTATATGGACACTCGCGAGAACTTATACATACCAATACCGGAGCTATGTCCAAAGCTCTCGCAAAAATGGGCGCAAATTGCTTGCGACAAGGGAGCTGGAGGGGTGTTTGCACGCAATCTGCGTAATTTTATCCTTGTTGAAGAGGAATACTTAGAGCTGTTGCAGGACAGAATTCAAGGGTACAAGGAAAACTTGGGCGATATTGTCAAGAGAATGCCTCTAACGATAAAAACACCCACACTGGTATGCAACTCCAGTGCTGGGAAACCCAGGTATGGTTTGTGCATTAGCGCCTTGAAAGTCGGAAACAACTTGGTGGTAGTTTGGGTTCTCGGACACAGCGATTCACATAAAGCCGCATTGGAACAGCAAGCCAAGACAATCCGCGCACTCGTCCAGTTCGGGTTTGCTGAGAAGGAGGATTTCGCTGCACTTGAAGCCGTTCTTCACAACGCTCACGATTGACCAGTGAGAGCGATGTAATAATAGAATTTTAACTAAAGTTTCATGACCATTGCTCAGTCTGCAAAACCATCTAGCAGTAACATTGCTGTGACACTAAAACGACTCATCGATCTTTTAGAAGAGGATGAGACAGATGAGTATGGTATTTTGCAACCGAGTCAATCGGCGTTTAAGCTAGCCATGCGATTTGTTGTGGAAGCTTACGAAGCAATGGGCGATCGCTTTCCAAAAGCATCAGCGTCTACAGATGAGAAAGGTGGGATTAGACTGACATGGAGCAAGTTAGAACCTGAATGCGAAGTCAGACTAGTTTGCCCTGCTGATGCGGAGCAACAAGCGTATCTTTACCATGAATTAGGAGACACTTACGCTGTAGAACACAATGTAACAGCATCCATCTTGGTGCAGTGGTTGGAATGGCTGAATCAAGCGTGAACCAGTTTGAGCCGTTATTAGAGGATGCCATTGTTTATCGGGCGATACTGCGGAAACAGTGGATTGATGAGGATACAGGAAGGGTGAAGGCAGATGCCTATTTTCTACGAGCCAATGAGTATGGACTTTCCGTTAATTTGGCAAGCGTGTGTTCTCCAGAGCAATGTGCTGGCTTGTTTCGCAAGTGTTACGGGGTTGCAAGTCTTGAGGTTGGTCGTGTGAGAGAAATTGGTTTAGATGTAGAACAGGATTCCACAAACCATGCGAATATAATCAGGCTACCATATCGAGAAGATAACTTAGCTGAGGCGGAACGGTTAGCGGGTCTATTGGCAAAGCGATCGCGTATTGTATGGAAACCAGAGTGAAGCGATCGCTATTTTACTTCCAAATAGATCGATCGCTCCAAACATTTTTTGTTACAGAACCGTCATTTGTCATTTTGCGATGAGGAAGATGGCGAATTTGTAATTAAGTCGATCGCTCGTTCTTTTTGCGGATCTGCGCCTTGGGCATATTCTAGAGTAAAGGGAACGAGAATATCTGGGTTAATGGGCTTGCCTTCTAGTCTATATTTACCGTCAATTATCACGTCAGCAACGGCTAAATAAAGGACGCTGCCATCTGGCATGATAAAAGGACGACCTCCTACTACTGCGCCTGCTGTAGGGGAACCGACTACAGAGCCAATTTTATAGCGCTGGAAGCCAAACGCTAGAATTTCTTTACCGCTTCTACTACCTTCATTGACAACCATCACGACTGGTTTTTTCCATTGATAGTTTGCTGTAGATGGTTGGCGATCGCGTCCTGTCATGGTAACGCTGGGACCATTGGCAGTATATATATTAAGATAATTGGGCGATGCGCCACCCCATCCATCCCGCACGTCTAAAACTAACCCATCTGCATCTTTGAGGCGACCGTACATTAAATCTTCTTCAAGTTGCTGCTGGTATTCGTCACCTGCATACGACCAAATATGTACGTAGCCAATTTTTTTCCCTTCTTTTTGAATAATTTGGGTACTGGCTTGCTGTGCCTTGAGAAACATCGTCGTAGCATCATATATCTGCGGCGTAACCTCAATTTCTTGCTGAGTTTGAGTCTTGGCATTCCGCTGAATTGCGATCGCAACTGGCTTACCAATATTTGTAAAAGATTGGATTGGTTGGTAAGGTTTGCCATTGACGCTAATAATGCGATCGCCGACTTTCAATTTGGCTTTCGCCGCCGGACTTCCTGCTAAAATGCCGCTAATAAAAGTTTTGCCTTGAATCTCTTTGGTAAAAATACCAATCCCAGGATATTCAATCTTACCTTGGGGCAAGAATTTTTTTAACTGTTTCTGTAAGTCAGGATTACGTTTAGCAAAAATACCTAAAATTTGATAATAAGCTGGTTCATCTGCGGTGTAATAGCGCGTGTGAGAAGTTCGCAACTGGGATAGCATTTGATTGACAACGGTAGCAAATTCTGGTTTCGATTTCGCTCGAACTGCTTGAGACTTATATTGCTCTCGCATCGCTTTCCAGTCCACTCCATTCAATTTAGGATCGAAAAAGTTTTCACTAACCGTTTGCCAGACGCGATCGAATACCTGTGCTTGCGGTTTTGCTAGCAGCAATGGTATTGGTGAGACAAACCAGACTAGAAACAGAGTAGAAATACTAATTAAACAGGCGATCGCCCAACGATTTAACCGAGACAGTGTGAATCTCTGCATTATGGAAGGTTGAGAATTTCGAGCAGGATCTCTAGTCTAGTGCGATCGCCACTCTTATAACTGTCACGTTCTGGAGTTGTTGTAGCTGTATTGTTCGCGTCCTTTCCGCAGGCACGCCTCCGTTGGAGACTCAGGTTAATTTAGCGCGATCGCTCCTTATTTGAGGTAGTACAAGCAATAAGTGAAGAATAAGACTTATTGTAGATTTATCCACTGATAAGGGGTATAGAATGGCTACCTTAATGGCATGGTCTAAATTACTATCTCGTAAACGACTGGGAGAAACTTTTTTAGAAGCTTGCGAGGCAGAAATTCCAACACAAAATCGAACATCATTTCAAAGAGACTTCGATCGCATTGTTTTCTCTTCTTCTTTTAGAAGATTAAAGGATAAAACACAAGTCTTTCCTCTATTTAATAACGATTACGTTCGCAACCGCCTCATTCATAGTTTAGAAGCATCTTGTGTGGGACGTTCCCTCGGCACGATTGTCGGGGAAGAAATTATTAAAAGACATAGTAACAGTTTGCGTGACTATATTGCCTCTGATTTTGGCGATATTATTGCTGCCGCTTGTCTAGCGCACGATATCGGCAATCCGCCATTTGGACATACTGGTGAAGATGCGATTCAAGAGTGGTTTAAATCGGTTCGCGCTCAGCCAGTATTACAACAGTTAAATCTACAACAACAAGCCGATCTGACCTGCTTTGAAGGTAATGCCCAAGGATTCAGAATTATAACTCAAAAAGAGAAACAAGCCGATCGCATTGGTATGCAACTTACCTATGCAACATTAGGAACTTTCATGAAGTATCCTAGAGAATCTTTGATTTCTAGCGATATTTTTCCACAATATCAAGGTAAAAGTACAGCTAAGCACGGCTTTTTTCAAGCAGAAAAAAATTTAGTCGAACAAATTGCCGCTGAAGTTGGTTTGATTCGTCGCGATGCAAACTCTGCTTGGTGGTGTAGGCATCCACTCGTATTTTTGATAGAAGCGGCTGACGATATTTGCTATCATATTGTCGATCTAGAAGATGGCTTTCGCATGGGTTATATTACTTATGAAGAAGCGGAAAACTTATTAATGGCTCTGCTTCAAGAAGATAATCTGGAGTATTTAGGCAGCGATCTATTAGACAATATTAAATATTTACGTTCTAAAGCAATACATCAATTAATTTTGGAAGTCAAGCATGTTTTCCTAGATTTCGAGTCAGACATTCTGTCAGGAGAATTTGACGCACCTTTAACATCAGTCATTCCTTCGGCAAATAGTCTTAAAGAAATTGTAGATATTACCCGGAGAAAAGTATATGAATCTTGTGAAGTTATTGAGGTTAAAGTAGCAGGCTATGAAGTTTTAGGAGGATTGTTAGAAGAATTTATTACTGCTATTAGTCAAGAGCAATTTTCTAAGAGCTATTTAATTAAAAAATTACTACCTAATTTTAAAGCAGATGATGAAAACTTAGATTTATACAAGAAAATTTTGAAAGTCACAGATTATATTTCTGGCATGACTGATTCTTATGCCGTATCAGTTTATAAAAAAATCAAAGGAATTTCTCTGCCTCGGAGCGGGAAGTAAGCCGCAACTTAGTTCTTGTTAGTAAAGTCTTGATGTATCCTCGGATAGTATGAGATCGCGCGTACTATTGAAAGAGAAATCCAGCCAACAGTAAAGGTATCAGCAACAAAGCAGAGATAATTAACAGTAAAGTACCTGGTTCGATTTTGATTTCGTTTTTATCAGGTTCGCGCATTTTGCACCTACAAGTAAACACTTATACTACTTCAGGATAAAAGATTTTTGACTGCTATTTAAAGCCCTTTTAAGTTGAGAAATGTAAACATAGCTTGCCTCAGATGAGCATGAATGAGGTTGAATTTGGTTTGGATGAGCTAACTTACAGGCAGAATATGAGGCGATCGCATGAGAAAACTGTATTTCTTAGTACCGGGAACGGGTGGGAAGTTTGCCTGTGGTGGGCTGTGGGCGGAGTTAAAAACTCTAAATCTGGCAAAACAGATTTGTGATGCAGCAGCCGTAACATATCGTCAGCGAGAAAAGGATACGCCGTTCTTACAAGATCTATTGCAAAGTAATTTGAATGCAGATGATGTCATATTTGTACTGAGTTGGGGATTTGATGTCGCCAAACTCGCTAATCAGCTCAAACAATATCATGCGATCTATCATGCCCATAGTACGAATTATGGATTTAGGCTTTCAGCCAATATTCCAATTATTACCGTCAGCCGTCATACGATGGGGTATTGGGGACAGCGATCGCCACATTCACTAATTTATTATTTGCCCAACCAAATTAGCGATGAGTTTCAAAATTATAATCGCCAGCGCGATATAGACGTTTTAGTTCAAGCACGGAAATCCTCTCAATATCTCATCCAAGAATTAATTCCTGCTTTAGAACAAAGCTGTCGCGTCGTCGTCGTGAATTCTTATGTTGAAGATATAGCAGAACTATTTAATCGGGCTAAAGTGTACCTATATGATTCAGCAGAATATTGGGCGCAACAGGGTGTAACTGAAGGTTTTGGACTACAACCTCTAGAAGCGATGGCATGTGGTTGTCAAGTTTTTTCCAGTGTAAATGGTGGTTTATCCGATTACTTAGATCCTGGTTTTAACTGCTATAAAATTGCTGGATATGCGCGGGAATTTGACGTGCAGCGGATTCTCCAAGTTATAGAACGTCCTCAATTACCTTGTCTCTCTGAGGCTATTTTAGCTGAGTATCGGACTGAGAATATCTTGAAACGCCTACAGGTCATTTTGCAAGATATTAATAACTTTTTTGACAAACGATCGTCTTACGTTCATCCAATTCGAGATTTAACCCCGACAAGAATTGCTCAGCTAAACTTACAAAGATTCATGAGTAAGTTGAGCAAAAAATATTTTAAAGCGCGATAGGAGAATGCGATCGAATGCTTACTCTGCCAAATTTTGCACCGCTGCTAATAAGTGCTGGTGTACCGATTCTGATGCAGCCACTATGAGTCCTGGTAAGCTGTAGTCCTTACAGGTGTGCAAAGGAGGGGGAACAGAACCACTATGAGTGGTGACAATACAACCAGCTTCTCTGGCAAGAAAAGCGAGTGCAGCACCATCGATGAATTTACCAGAGGCGATCGCTGCTCCAGCTATTTCACCAGTTAAAATACCGTTGAGGTTAGGAACTTGAATTTCCCGCGAGTAGGCAGTGGCTATATCTATGACTTCGTAGTCCTGTTGTTTCAATCGCGATTGAAGCGCACTCATCCCCCATCCTAAGAGAATAGTTGGTTTTGGCTGCTCGACTCGTAATGGTTTACAGGCTGCTAAATCCTGTGTCAAAGTTCCTTGGAAAGCGCCTTCGCCACGTAGCGCGTAGTAGTAGGTATTTTGGGCGGGAGAGATGGCTATGACTGCTTCAAAGTCATCCCAATTAAGAATGCTGAGAATGATTTGATAATTTGCATGTCCGTCGAGGTAGAACTGAGTCCCGTCTATGGGGTCTAGCGTCACGAGATAGTCACCCTCGCCACCCAGATCGATCGCGCGGAAATATTTTGTATTGCGCGATTGTTCGTATTCTTCTCCGTAAAAGCGGATGTGAGGAAAGTTTGCCAAAAGTGCCACTTCCACTAGATTTTGAATCGCCAGATCTGCATCGGTCAAAGCCGCAGCAAAGAAATTATCTCCTTCTCCTTTTGCAGGGAGTGCGGCAATCTTAGATTGAATCCGATCCGCGTAGGCTGTTGCTACTTGAAGATGGGGAAATAAATTTTCGACGATCGCGCGTGGACTCGGTGTCTCTGACATGAAATTCAACTGCTAGAGGACTGAGCAATATTAGCAAAACCTCAAACTCTTGGCAGCGTCTCTAGAACACAAATTGCAACGCAAATTTCCACAAATTTAATTTTTTTCCAGGCAACGAATAGCGACTAAAAGACCCCTAGCTTTATTGAGAGTTTCTTCATATTCTTTGTCTGGGTCAGAGTCGGCTACTAGACCAGCACCAGCTTGAACGCTAGCAGCACCATCACGCACAACCATAGTACGAATGGCGATCGCGCTATTTAACTGCCCTTCAAAGTCGTAATAACCATAGACCCCAGAATAAACCCCACGACGGCACGTTTCTAGTTCGTGAATAATTTCCATTGCTCGAATTTTTGGCGCACCGCTGACCGTACCAGCCGGAAAACAAGCTTTGAGCAAATCCCATGCTTTCTTATCTGGCGCGAGTTCTCCTACAACATTGCTAACAATGTGCATGACGTGGGAATAGCGCTCGATGACCATTAATTCATCAACTTTCACCGTACCGCTTTTACACGCCCGTCCCAAATCGTTACGCCCTAAGTCAACTAACATGACGTGTTCGGCAATTTCTTTCGGGTCTTGCAATAAATCTGCGGCAAAGGCTGCATCTTCCTGGGGTGTTTTTCCCCTCGGACGAGTCCCGGCAATCGGGCGCAAAGTCGCCACCATTACCCCGTTTGGATCTCGTTCTGCTTTCACCATCACTTCAGGACTAGAACCGATAATTTGCCAGTCTTGGAAGTGGAAATAAGCCATATAAGGCGAGGGGTTAATCAGCCGCAGAGAACGATATAAAGCAAACGGATCTCCCTCGTAGGTTGTCGTAAGGCGTTGGGAGAGGACGACTTGAAAAATATCGCCAGCTTTAATGTATGCCTTTGCCTTATCGACGTTGGCACAGAATTGTTCCTTGGTAATGTTACTCGTGTAATTTAAGGGGAGTCGGGAGTCGGGAGTCGGGAGTCGGGGGTCGTCTTGCTTTCTTACTTCTTCTGGCGATTGCCATTCTAAAACTGTATCCCGATGGGAAAGAGGGAGTTGGAGTTTCTCAACCATTTGACGCACGCGATCGCCTGCTTGTTGATATGCTTGCTGTAGAGACGTTACATGTAACGTCTCTACATGGCGCACGTCGGCATAGGCGATCGCCCAGATTTTGCGCTTGACTTGATCGAAAATGAGTAATTGGTCTATCTGCATCCACAAGCCATCCGGCAGGTCGCTTTCTGTTGCTGGATAAACTGGAACCCTGGGTTCGATCCAACGGATCAATTCGTATCCCCAGAACCCAAACAAACCGCCAATACCAGGGGGAAGTTGAGGTAACTTCACCGGATGATAAGGTTCTAAACACGATGCTAGGGCAGCAAACGGATCGCCCTCAATCGTGACTTGCGTACCGTCGCGATAAGTTTGAATCGTGCGATCGCCTTTTGCCGCTAAAGTCCATAGCGGATCGCACCCCAAGAAGCTATAGCGCCCAATATTTTCGCCTCCTTCGACCGATTCCAACAAAAAGCTATAAGGCTGACCCGCACACACCTTATACCAAGCAGATACAGGTGTATCTAAATCCGCTACCCATTCTTGGTAAACCGGAATGAAGTTACCTTGTGTCGCTAACTGCTGAAATTGAGCAAAATCGGGAAAGACCATGATTGTAAGTCGTAAGTCGTAAGCCGTAAGTCGTAAGAATGTAGGGTGGGCAATGCCCACCCCACTCAGAAAGTTTTATATTATTGCCTTTTTTATCAACAAAAAACAGAGACTAGAAACTAAAAACTAGAAATCGTAATGTCCCTAGCCCCTAGTCTCCAGTCCCTAGCCCCGATTAGGGTGCGTCGTATGGCTGTACGCCGCTGAACTTCAACTTGGCTGGGCTGGGGTTGCTGCCAATGTTGCGATCGACGTAACGTACTTTTGGACGACCTTGGTTGACTTTTTCTGGGAAGACACCATCAGCTGGATGAATCATCTGAGTTTCCCCATTAGGATAAACTCGATAGATTTTGTAGTCGTTAATTTTGAATTTCGCCCGCAGTTGTTGCCCGCCCAAAGCGATACCATACTCTTTGCGAGCAATTTCTAGCTTATTTTTGCCCTGCCGCATGATGGCTGAACCACCTGTTGGCATTTCAAAAACTTGCTCCTTGGGGCTAGTCCAAGTGATAACGTATTTTTCTTCTCTTTCTGCTTTGGTCAGCAAGCCACCAGTGCCGCCACCAAATATAGGTGTTTGTCCCTCAAGTGTTTCTGCCATAGATTTCTCTCTCAAGGTTTTTAGGGCATCCTATCACTGAGATAGCGTCTATTTAGCCAGTATGTAAGGAACTGTAACAGTTTGTCAGGGAGTAGGGAGCAGGAGGCAGGGGGCAGAGGAGCAGAGGAGCAACTTACGACTTACGATTTACCATCAACTATTCCACAGTCGGAACTGTAAAGTGAAACGTACTCCCTTTGTCTTTTCCTGCTGATTCTGCCCAGATTTTCCCGTTCCAGCTATTGACAATTTGACGACAAATTGCTAAGCCTAAACCCGTACCTCCTGCGGTGCGACGGAGCGCGCCTTCTTCTTGGTAGAAGCGATCGAAAACAATTTCGAGCCGATTGGGTTCAATACCGCGTCCGGTGTCGGAAACGGTGACTTCTAGCGTCGTGCCACCGTTGGTACGTGCGGCGATCGCGATCTGTCCTGTGGGAGGCGTAAACTTGCAGGCGTTATCCAACAGTTTAGCGATTAACTCTACCAACCAGTCTCCATCAACCCTAATTAGAGGAAGTTGGACTGGAATTGTGCTGACGATCTGCGGTAAATCGTCTGGGTTAGAACGGGTGCGGACGCGGCTGAGGGCAAGCTCGACGCACTCATCTAAGGGTAAAGTTTCAGGATGCCATTCTACCCGTCCGCTTTCTAAGTTGGAGAGGGTGAGAAAATCTTGGACTAATTTGCGCATCCGCTCGGAGTCGGTAAGGGCAGTGCTGAGCATGACTTGCCGCAATTCCAAGGGCATATCTGGCTCGGTGGCAAGGCTTTCCAAACAAACTTGGATCGTCGAGAGGGGGGTACGCAGTTCGTGTCCAGTAATCGCGATGAGGTTGCTGCGGGTGCGATCGAGCGCCTCTAATTGCTGGTTGAGGTCTTCTAGATTTGCGTAAGCTTCGGCTTGAATCAATGCTGCGCCTACCTGAGTGGCGATCGCTTCGACTAAAGAAGTTTCATCTGCCGTCCACTGGTGTGGTTGGAAACCACAATAATGAGATTCGACTATTCCCAATAACTTACCTTGGTACAACACTGGCATTAACAACCAAGAACGAATATCCAGCTGTTTTACGAGCTGTTGTAGCAGGGGTGAATCAGTCACGCGGGAGTCAGTTTGAGTATCGACAATACAGATCGATCCTTGCTGACAAGTCATTTCTTGAAATAAGGGATTTTTTTGTAAAGGCATGACTTTTCCTACCACTGAGGAAATGCCAGGTTGTAAATATTCGTGAGCGATCGCCACCCTATCATCGTTAGCTTGGGCGCGATAAATCAAGCAGCGGCAGGCAGCCAGGGCAATTCCCAATTCGCGGACTGCGACTTTCAAAATTTCTTGGGGATGTAACGGTAGTCCAGTGGCGCTACCTTTGCGAATCGCAGCGGTAATCGAGTTGATGAGGCGTTCTTTCCGTTCTTGGGCAGCAATCGAGCGGTAGGCTTTGAGTAATTTGTACTGTCCGGCTTGCAGGTACGTTACTAATCTCTGGACGAAAGGATTGGTATCGATCGCCGCAGGATCTAGCGAGGGTAAAGTAATGGGGGCAGCAGTTTTAGACTTTTTCGCTGACGATCGCCTTTGTGGAAATATACCGAAGCGATCGCGCGCGAGTTCGATTTTAGCGGCTAATTCTGGTCTGTAATGTAAAATGCGTTGAAGTAATAGCTCGGCTGCGATACAGCTAATTTGTCGCTCGGAAGTCCAGATACCTTCAAACTGGCGGGTGGGGTCCATATCCACCGCTGGCAAATGAGGTGAGGGTTTAATCTGGACTATGCTGGGGCGTTCGCGACAAATCAGGCAAGTGCTATAATTTTGCCCGATCGCGACGAGATGCCATTCTTGACTTAATGATTCTGTTGGATCGAAGGCGATCGTTTCGTAGTATTCGGAAGCATTCGTAAAATCTGTCTCCGGTGCTGCTAGTACGTAGACTTGATTCGTTTGCCGAGCAAGGCGTTTGTAGCGGTGGGCTTCTTGACGATAGAAGCGTTCCCGCTGAAAGCTAGCAATCAGCAACGGTTGGTCTGAAGTCGAGGCAAGCACTTGGTCTTCCATCGCATGGGACAAAGCCGTTAAAGAAGCTTTGAAATAAACTTGGGTTCTCAGTTGAGGTACTGCTACTAGCAGATCGCTTAGCACAGAAGTCAAATTGCTCATGACTGTGTTTGTCGATCGCGTTACCTGCGTACCATCCTGCCAGGAGAACTAGGAAGCGCGATCGCTGCTTGCTTGCATCGAGGGTTCTCTATCAACCATCCTACCGATACTGGGGACTAGGAGCTAGTAGTCAGTTAT from Chroococcidiopsis sp. SAG 2025 harbors:
- the trpE gene encoding anthranilate synthase component I, translating into MVFPDFAQFQQLATQGNFIPVYQEWVADLDTPVSAWYKVCAGQPYSFLLESVEGGENIGRYSFLGCDPLWTLAAKGDRTIQTYRDGTQVTIEGDPFAALASCLEPYHPVKLPQLPPGIGGLFGFWGYELIRWIEPRVPVYPATESDLPDGLWMQIDQLLIFDQVKRKIWAIAYADVRHVETLHVTSLQQAYQQAGDRVRQMVEKLQLPLSHRDTVLEWQSPEEVRKQDDPRLPTPDSRLPLNYTSNITKEQFCANVDKAKAYIKAGDIFQVVLSQRLTTTYEGDPFALYRSLRLINPSPYMAYFHFQDWQIIGSSPEVMVKAERDPNGVMVATLRPIAGTRPRGKTPQEDAAFAADLLQDPKEIAEHVMLVDLGRNDLGRACKSGTVKVDELMVIERYSHVMHIVSNVVGELAPDKKAWDLLKACFPAGTVSGAPKIRAMEIIHELETCRRGVYSGVYGYYDFEGQLNSAIAIRTMVVRDGAASVQAGAGLVADSDPDKEYEETLNKARGLLVAIRCLEKN
- a CDS encoding DICT sensory domain-containing protein, translated to MSNLTSVLSDLLVAVPQLRTQVYFKASLTALSHAMEDQVLASTSDQPLLIASFQRERFYRQEAHRYKRLARQTNQVYVLAAPETDFTNASEYYETIAFDPTESLSQEWHLVAIGQNYSTCLICRERPSIVQIKPSPHLPAVDMDPTRQFEGIWTSERQISCIAAELLLQRILHYRPELAAKIELARDRFGIFPQRRSSAKKSKTAAPITLPSLDPAAIDTNPFVQRLVTYLQAGQYKLLKAYRSIAAQERKERLINSITAAIRKGSATGLPLHPQEILKVAVRELGIALAACRCLIYRAQANDDRVAIAHEYLQPGISSVVGKVMPLQKNPLFQEMTCQQGSICIVDTQTDSRVTDSPLLQQLVKQLDIRSWLLMPVLYQGKLLGIVESHYCGFQPHQWTADETSLVEAIATQVGAALIQAEAYANLEDLNQQLEALDRTRSNLIAITGHELRTPLSTIQVCLESLATEPDMPLELRQVMLSTALTDSERMRKLVQDFLTLSNLESGRVEWHPETLPLDECVELALSRVRTRSNPDDLPQIVSTIPVQLPLIRVDGDWLVELIAKLLDNACKFTPPTGQIAIAARTNGGTTLEVTVSDTGRGIEPNRLEIVFDRFYQEEGALRRTAGGTGLGLAICRQIVNSWNGKIWAESAGKDKGSTFHFTVPTVE
- the psaD gene encoding photosystem I reaction center subunit II translates to MAETLEGQTPIFGGGTGGLLTKAEREEKYVITWTSPKEQVFEMPTGGSAIMRQGKNKLEIARKEYGIALGGQQLRAKFKINDYKIYRVYPNGETQMIHPADGVFPEKVNQGRPKVRYVDRNIGSNPSPAKLKFSGVQPYDAP